The following coding sequences are from one Apodemus sylvaticus chromosome X, mApoSyl1.1, whole genome shotgun sequence window:
- the Dusp9 gene encoding dual specificity protein phosphatase 9 has protein sequence MESLSRSCLWLRQELSSPRPQLLLLDCRSRELYESARICGALSVALPSLMLRRLRRGSMSVRSLLPGPPLQPPPPAPVLLYDQGSGGQCRREAAEPEAKAEAKAEGEAKAEAEAEAKAEAEAEAKAEAEAEAKAEAKAEAKAETEEWDADSVLGILLQKLREEGYPAYYLQGGFSKFQALCPHLCETSFSGRAGSGLGSMSSPVPVVGLGGLRLSSDFSDAESEADRDTLSCGLDSASTTSPPAGLLPPFPVQILPNLYLGSARDSANLESLAKLGIRYILNVTPNLPNLFEKNGDFHYKQIPISDHWSQNLSQFFPEAIAFIDEALSQNCGVLVHCLAGVSRSVTVTVAYLMQKLHLSLNDAYDLVKRKKSNISPNFNFMGQLLDFERSLRLGGKRSGGRGSGGPESTVSDPPSFFTTPTSDGVFELDPT, from the exons ATGGAGAGTCTGAGTCGGTCATGCCTGTGGCTGCGGCAGGAGCTGTCGTCCCCGCGCCCACAGCTTCTGCTGCTGGACTGCCGCAGCCGGGAGCTGTATGAGTCGGCGCGCATCTGCGGGGCGCTGAGCGTGGCCCTGCCCTCGCTGATGCTGCGCCGCCTGCGGAGAGGGAGCATGTCGGTGCGGTCGCTCTTGCCTGGGCCACCGCTGCAGCCTCCCCCACCGGCCCCTGTGCTCCTGTACGACCAGGGTAGTGGTGGCCAGTGCCGGCGTGAAGCAGCGGAGCCTGAAGCAAAGGCCGAAGCTAAGGCCGAAGGAGAGGCCAAAGCGGAGGCCGAGGCAGAGGCCAAAGCGGAGGCCGAGGCAGAGGCCAAAGCGGAGGCCGAGGCAGAGGCCAAAGCGGAGGCCAAAGCAGAGGCTAAAGCGGAGACCGAAGAGTGGGATGCTGACTCGGTGCTGGGCATCTTGCTCCAGAAGCTGCGGGAAGAAGGCTACCCAGCATACTATCTACAAG GTGGCTTCAGCAAATTCCAGGCCTTGTGTCCTCACCTGTGTGAAACCAGCTTCAGTGGTCGTGCCGGCTCAGGCCTGGGCTCAATGTCTAGCCCAGTGCCTGTGGTAGGGCTTGGTGGTCTGCGCTTGAGCTCTGATTTCTCTGATGCAGAATCTGAGGCTGACCGTGACACCTTGAGCTGTGGCCTAGATTCTGCGAGCACCACATCCCCTCCAGCTGGGCTGCTACCACCCTTCCCAGTCCAGATCCTGCCCAATCTCTACCTAGGCAGTGCTCGAGATTCAGCCAATTTAGAGAGTCTGGCCAAGCTTGGCATCCGCTATATCCTCAATGTCACCCCCAACCTTCCTAACCTCTTTGAGAAGAATGGTGACTTCCACTACAAGCAGATCCCCATCTCTGACCATTGGAGCCAGAATCTGTCCCAGTTCTTTCCGGAGGCCATTGCATTCATTG ATGAGGCCTTGTCGCAGAACTGTGGAGTGCTCGTCCACTGTCTGGCAGGGGTCAGCCGCTCCGTCACTGTCACCGTGGCCTACCTCATGCAGAAGCTTCACCTCTCACTCAACGATGCCTACGACTTGGTCAAGCGGAAGAAGTCTAACATCTCACCTAACTTCAATTTTATGGGGCAGCTGCTAGACTTTGAACGCAGCCTGCGCTTGGGGGGGAAGCGCTCTGGGGGGCGGGGCAGTGGCGGACCAGAGTCCACCGTCTCAGACCCACCTTCCTTCTTTACCACCCCTACTAGCGATGGGGTCTTTGAGCTGGACCCCACATAA
- the Pnck gene encoding calcium/calmodulin-dependent protein kinase type 1B — translation MLLLKKQTEDISSVYEIREKLGSGAFSEVMLAQERGSAHLVALKCIPKKALRGKEALVENEIAVLRRISHPNIVALEDVHESPSHLYLAMELVTGGELFDRIMERGSYTEKDASHLVGQVLGAVSYLHSLGIVHRDLKPENLLYATPFEDSKIMVSDFGLSKIQAGNMLGTACGTPGYVAPELLEQKPYGKAVDVWALGVISYILLCGYPPFYDESDPELFSQILRASYEFDSPFWDDISESAKDFIRHLLERDPQKRFTCQQALQHLWISGDAALDRDILGSVSEQIQKNFARTHWRRAFNATSFLRHIRKLGQSPEGEEASRQGMTRHSHPGLGPSQSPKW, via the exons atGCTGCTGCTCAAGAAACAGACGGAGGACATCAGCAGTGTCTATGAGATCCGGGAGAAGCTGGGCTC GGGTGCCTTCTCTGAGGTGATGCTGGCCCAGGAAAGGGGCTCTGCTCATCTTGTAGCCCTCAAGTGCATTCCCAAGAAAGCACTTCGGGGCAAGGAGGCCCTGGTGGAGAATGAGATCGCGGTACTCCGCAG AATCAGCCACCCCAACATTGTGGCTCTGGAGGATGTCCATGAGAGCCCTTCCCATCTCTACTTGGCCATGGAGCT GGTAACAGGTGGTGAGCTGTTTGACCGCATCATGGAGCGGGGCTCCTACACAGAGAAGGATGCCAGCCACCTTGTAGGACAGGTCCTTGGTGCTGTCTCCTACCTTCATAGCCTGGGCATCGTGCACCGGGACCTCAAG CCTGAAAACCTCCTCTATGCCACACCTTTTGAGGACTCCAAGATCATGGTCTCTGACTTTGGCCTGTCCAAAATACAAGCTGGCAACATGCTAGGCACAGCCTGTGGGACCCCAGGATATGTGG CCCCAGAGCTCCTGGAGCAGAAACCCTACGGGAAGGCCGTAGATGTGTGGGCCCTGGGTGTCATCTCCTACATCCT GCTGTGTGGGTACCCCCCCTTCTATGATGAGAGCGATCCTGAACTCTTCAGCCAGATTCTGAGGGCCAGCTATGAGTTTGACTCCCCCTTTTGGGATGACATCTCAGAATCAG CCAAAGACTTCATTCGGCACCTTCTGGAACGTGATCCCCAGAAGAGGTTCACCTGTCAACAGGCCTTACAGCATCTTTG gatctctggggatgcagccTTGGATAGGGACATCCTGGGTTCTGTCAGTGAGCAGATCCAGAAGAATTTTGCCAGGACCCACTGGAGG CGAGCATTCAATGCTACATCATTCCTACGCCATATCCGTAAGCTGGGACAGAGCCCAGAGGGTGAGGAGGCCTCCAGGCAGGGTATGACTCGTCACAGCCACCCAGGCCTTGGGCCTAGCCAGTCCCCCAAGTGGTGA